A section of the Glandiceps talaboti chromosome 8, keGlaTala1.1, whole genome shotgun sequence genome encodes:
- the LOC144438431 gene encoding putative aminopeptidase W07G4.4 encodes MALLYEIVATNKYKDDAFDGIVLVTDKVSNLGESLEALKKPLEELKKSDDTVDEEVVFTMLTERPFSNQRLVFSPTGPLNRDYDDVRRFYDAANVGMERILKAGSKSPVLVCTTNPAFKNAMLVTVLGALQALYVPLEVREAKPDKNKKVDKLGVWTEQKAKRERVVKIARAFEHGRSVYRDIGGSDPERMAAPRVEEYVNELFKDPASGVSVNVISDEAVLEKEYPLHAAVNRCAKHVDRHKGRIIELEYTGEGEVDTTLMLVGKGVTYDTGGADIKTGGNMRSMHRDKCGSAAVAGFFQILSMLKPKNIKVSGVMTMVRNSVGSDAYVADEIITARSGVRVRVGNTDAEGRMAMADPLNKMKERALNEVKPHIYTIATLTGHAISAVGPNYTVVLDNGPARDANHARRLQKAGGEIGDFLEVSTIRREDYDYHKGKTDYEDVVQIGLSASKSTPRGHQNAAAFLILASGLDKHGVDSESPLRYSHLDIAGSAGPYPGIPTGAPIVALATDYILPRLKQKKEGKDAKEEGEEEEEDDEDTKE; translated from the exons AT GGCCTTATTGTATGAAATTGTTGCTACCAATAAGTACAAAGATGATGCCTTTGACGGGATCGTGCTTGTTACTGATAAAGTAAGCAATCTTGGAGAAAGTTTGGAGGCTTTGAAGAAACCGCTAGAAGAGCTGAAGAAG AGTGATGATACCGTGGATGAAGAAGTGGTGTTCACCATGCTGACAGAAAGACCATTTTCAAATCAAAGATTGGTGTTTTCTCCAACTGGACCACTAAATAGAGATTATGATGACGTCAGGAGATTCTATGACGCTGCTAACGTCGGCATGGAAAG GATTCTGAAAGCTGGTTCTAAATCTCCAGTGTTAGTATGTACAACCAACCCTGCTTTTAAAAACGCTATGTTGGTAACTGTACTAGGAGCTTTGCAAGCACTCTATGTG CCCCTTGAAGTACGAGAAGCCAAACCAGACAAAAACAAGAAGGTTGACAAACTTGGTGTGTGGACAGAACAAAAGGCAAAGAGAGAACGAGTCGTGAAAATAGCAAGGGCGTTTGAACATGGAAG ATCTGTGTATCGTGATATTGGTGGATCCGATCCTGAACGTATGGCTGCCCCAAGGGTGGAGGAGTACGTGAATGAACTATTCAAGGATCCAGCATCAGGAGTTTCA GTCAATGTCATCTCGGATGAAGCTGTACTTGAGAAAGAATACCCATTGCACGCTGCTGTTAACAGATGTGCAAAGCATGTTGACCGCCATAAGGGAAGAATCATAGAATTGGAGTACACTGGTGAAGGCGAAGTGGACACAACCCTGATGCTGGTTGGAAAG gGTGTGACATATGATACTGGTGGAGCTGACATAAAAACTGGGGGCAACATGCGAAGTATGCACAG AGATAAGTGTGGCTCTGCTGCTGTCGCTGGCTTCTTCCAAATACTGTCGATGTTAAAACCGAAGAATATCAAAGTTAGTGGTGTGATGACAATGGTGCGAAACAGTGTTGGTTCTG ATGCATACGTAGCAGACGAAATCATCACAGCACGCTCTGGTGTGCGTGTCAGAGTTGGCAACACTGATGCTGAAGGACGAATGGCTATGGCTGATccactcaacaaaatgaaagaaaga GCTCTGAACGAGGTTAAACCTCACATTTACACCATCGCTACATTGACTGGTCATGCTATCAGTGCAGTGGGTCCTAACTATACG GTTGTACTGGACAATGGTCCTGCACGTGATGCTAATCATGCTCGACGTTTACAAAAGG CTGGAGGAGAAATTGGAGACTTTCTTGAAGTATCAACAATCAGAAGAGAG GATTACGACTACCACAAAGGCAAGACTGATTATGAAGATGTGGTGCAAATAGGTTTGTCAGCTAGCAAGTCTACACCAAGAGGTCACCAGAATGCTGCTGCGTTTCTCATCTTGGCATCTGGTCTTGATAag CATGGTGTAGATTCAGAAAGCCCACTGAGATATTCTCACCTTGATATTGCTGGATCTGCTGGACCATACCCTGGCATTCCAACCGGTGCTCCTATTGTAGCTTTGGCAACCGATTATATTTTGCCAAGATTGAAGCAGAAGAAGGAAGGCAAAGACGCCAAGGAAGAGGGtgaggaggaggaagaagatGATGAAGATACTAAAGAATAA
- the LOC144439353 gene encoding uncharacterized protein LOC144439353, with the protein MAESNTPKKVMLWSYWRSRATALEFSMASVKSFKVFHDEFSIAALAGQEKHPLVPKPILALPGYRFSEVKQRLEADYSGKEAVFAMDHAALAIMDKLDYIPEGYQHVFLIRHPKEAIPSAYEAMVDIEERFGIVQLDVANLIMKFGSMSHFKRLFDHVTGKGYSPIVIDSEDLVTNTRETLLKLCDKTGLPFYDSMLEWEPGNINHWLYFARLLPVADTRLYTVAYESSSFVNISSPCDLGDLPGELKQLIEKDKPIYEDMLKLKI; encoded by the coding sequence ATGGCTGAATCAAACACTCCCAAAAAGGTTATGCTTTGGTCATATTGGAGAAGCCGCGCAACCGCATTAGAATTTTCAATGGCTTCCGTGAAATCGTTCAAAGTCTTCCATGACGAATTTTCCATAGCTGCACTCGCCGGTCAGGAAAAGCACCCTCTTGTTCCAAAGCCAATTCTTGCTCTTCCTGGCTACAGGTTCTCGGAGGTAAAACAGAGATTGGAAGCAGATTATTCTGGGAAAGAGGCTGTCTTCGCAATGGACCATGCTGCCCTGGCCATAATGGATAAATTAGATTACATACCTGAAGGATATCAACATGTCTTCTTAATCCGACATCCGAAGGAGGCAATTCCATCAGCATATGAGGCTATGGTAGACATCGAAGAAAGATTTGGCATCGTACAATTGGATGTAGCAAATCTGATTATGAAGTTTGGGAGTATGTCACATTTCAAACGTTTATTCGACCATGTTACTGGAAAAGGTTATTCCCCTATTGTCATTGATTCTGAAGATCTTGTAACTAATACACGAGAAACTCTGCTGAAATTATGCGATAAAACCGGTCTTCCCTTCTATGATAGCATGCTGGAATGGGAGCCTGGTAACATCAATCACTGGTTGTATTTTGCACGATTACTTCCAGTAGCAGACACAAGGTTGTACACGGTGGCGTACGAAAGTTCTTCCTTTGTAAACATCTCTTCGCCTTGTGACTTGGGTGATTTACCAGGAGAGCTTAAACAGCTAATCGAAAAAGATAAACCAATCTACGAAGATATGCTCAAATTAAAAATTTAG
- the LOC144439354 gene encoding uncharacterized protein LOC144439354, with product MAESNTPTKVMLWSYWRSRATALEFSMASVKSFKVFHDEFSIAALAGQGEHSLLAKLLVIPGYEYSQVKERLEADYPGKEAVFAMDHAVLVLLDKLDYIPEGYQHVFLIRHPKEAIPSAYEAMVDIEEFGIVQLDVANLIMKFGSMSHFKRLFDHITGKGYSPIVIDSKDLVTNTRETLQKLCDKTGLPFYDSMLQWEPGNISHWPYFARILPLPETRLYKMSFESSSFEDVSSPCDFDGLPPELNKLIEDDTKIYEHMLNFKI from the coding sequence ATGGCTGAATCAAACACTCCAACAAAAGTTATGCTTTGGTCATATTGGAGAAGCCGCGCAACCGCATTAGAATTTTCAATGGCGTCCGTGAAATCGTTCAAAGTCTTCCATGACGAATTTTCCATAGCTGCACTCGCCGGTCAGGGAGAGCACTCACTTCTTGCCAAACTTCTTGTTATACCTGGCTACGAGTACTCGCAGGTAAAAGAGAGATTGGAAGCAGATTATCCTGGGAAAGAGGCTGTCTTCGCAATGGACCATGCTGTCCTGGTCCTACTGGACAAATTAGATTACATTCCTGAAGGATATCAGCATGTCTTTTTAATCCGACATCCGAAGGAGGCAATTCCATCAGCATATGAAGCTATGGTAGACATTGAAGAATTTGGCATCGTACAATTGGATGTAGCAAATCTGATAATGAAGTTTGGGAGTATGTCACATTTCAAACGTTTATTCGACCATATTACTGGAAAAGGTTATTCCCCTATTGTCATTGATTCTAAAGATCTCGTAACTAATACACGAGAAACTCTGCAGAAATTATGTGATAAAACCGGTCTTCCCTTCTATGATAGCATGCTGCAATGGGAGCCTGGTAACATCAGCCACTGGCCGTATTTTGCACGAATACTTCCATTACCAGAGACAAGGTTGTACAAGATGTCGTTTGAAAGTTCTTCCTTTGAAGACGTCTCTTCGCCTTGTGACTTCGATGGTTTACCACCAGAGCTAAATAAGCTAATTGAAGATGATACAAAAATCTACGAACATATGCTAAACTTTAAAATTTAG